A genomic window from Nicotiana sylvestris chromosome 11, ASM39365v2, whole genome shotgun sequence includes:
- the LOC104226850 gene encoding dicarboxylate transporter 1, chloroplastic has product MASLALTSAVNLRLRPTPSQKSHLFSPQSLQSTQISKKTPSFLTSSFKNPLNLEKSLNPGKRLNLDKLRSVIIKASASSTPSAIVPPQQPWQGAAIKPLIASIATGIILWLIPAPAGVTKNAWQLLAIFLATIVGIITQPLPLGAVALMGLGACVLTKTLTFAAAFSAFGDPIPWLIALAFFFARGFIKTGLGNRIAYQFVSLFGSSSLGLGYSLVFSEALLAPAIPSVSARAGGIFLPLVKSLCVACGSNVGDGTEHKLGSWLMLTCFQTSVISSSMFLTAMAANPLSANLTLSTINQTIGWMDWAKAAIVPGLVSLIVVPLLLYIIYPPTVKSSPDAPRLAKEKLEKMGPMSKNEMIMAGTLLLTVGLWIFGSTLKVDAVTAAILGLSVLLITGVVTWKECLGEAVAWDTLTWFAALIAMAGYLNKYGLISWFSETVVKVVGGLGLSWQLSFGILVLLYFYSHYFFASGAAHIGAMFTAFLSVASALGTPPYLGALVLSFLSNLMGGITHYGIGSAPVFYGANYVPLAKWWGYGFIISIVNLIIWLGVGGIWWKAIGLW; this is encoded by the exons ATGGCGTCTTTGGCCCTCACCTCCGCCGTCAACCTCCGTCTCCGGCCAACCCCATCTCAAAAATCACACCTTTTTTCTCCCCAATCCCTACAATCTACTCAAATATCAAAAAAGACCCCATCTTTTTTGACTTCTTCATTCAAGAACcccttaaatcttgaaaaaagcTTGAATCCTGGAAAAAGATTGAATCTTGATAAACTCAGaagtgtaattataaaagctTCAGCTTCTTCTACACCTTCAGCTATAGTTCCACCTCAGCAGCCATGGCAAGGTGCAGCAATAAAGCCATTAATTGCATCTATAGCCACTGGAATTATCCTCTGGCTTATTCCTGCACCTGCTGGTGTTACAAAAAATGCATGGCAATTATTAGCCATTTTTTTAGCTACAATTGTTGGGATTATAACTCAACCTTTACCTCTTGGTGCTGTTGCACTTATGGGACTTGGTGCTTGTGTTTTAACTAAAACACTTACTTTTGCTGCTGCATTTTCAGCTTTTGGTGATCCAATTCCATGGTTAATTGCTCTTGCATTTTTCTTTGCAAGAGGTTTTATTAAAACTGGATTAGGGAATAGAATTGCTTATCAGTTTGTTTCATTATTTGGTAGTAGTTCATTGGGTTTAGGTTATAGTTTGGTTTTTAGTGAAGCCCTTTTAGCTCCTGCTATTCCTTCAGTTTCAGCTAGAGCTGGTGGGATTTTCTTGCCTTTGGTAAAATCACTATGTGTAGCTTGTGGAAGTAATGTAGGTGATGGAACTGAACACAAGTTAGGATCTTGGTTAATGTTGACTTGTTTTCAAACATCTGTTATTTCATCATCCATGTTCTTGACAGCTATGGCTGCTAATCCTTTGAGTGCAAATTTGACTCTAAGTACAATTAATCAAACAATTGGGTGGATGGATTGGGCTAAAGCAGCTATAGTTCCTGGTTTAGTGTCTTTAATTGTGGTTCCATTGCTTTTGTATATAATTTATCCGCCTACTGTGAAGAGTAGTCCGGATGCACCTAGGTTGGCTAAGGAGAAGTTGGAGAAAATGGGGCCAATGTCTAAGAATGAGATGATTATGGCTGGAACTCTGCTTCTTACG GTCGGTCTTTGGATTTTTGGTAGCACGTTAAAGGTTGATGCTGTTACTGCGGCAATTCTTGGACTATCTGTACTCCTTATTACCGGGGTTGTCACATGGAAGGAATGCTTGGGTGAGGCAGTTGCTTGGGACACCCTTACTTGGTTTGCTGCACTGATTGCAATGGCTGGTTATCTGAACAAATACGGTCTCATCTCTTGGTTTAGTGAAACTGTGGTCAAG GTCGTCGGTGGATTAGGACTTTCGTGGCAGTTGTCATTCGGAATTCTTGTTCTTCTGTACTTCTACTCTCACTACTTCTTCGCAAGTGGAGCTGCTCATATCGGAGCAATGTTCACAGCATTCTTATCCGTTGCTAGTGCACTAGGTACTCCACCGTATTTGGGAGCGTTGGTGCTCTCTTTCCTGTCGAACCTTATGGGTGGCATTACTCACTATGGAATCGGATCAGCACCTGTATTCTACGGTGCAAACTATGTCCCCCTCGCGAAATGGTGGGGATACGGGTTCATAATTTCTATAGTCAACCTTATTATCTGGCTTGGAGTCGGAGGAATTTGGTGGAAGGCCATCGGCTTGTGGTAG